The genomic DNA AAGAGCCCGCCGCCGTTGATGAGCGGGACGACGGAGAGCATCTTGGCCGACGTCCCCAGCTCGAGGATCGGGAAGAGGTCGGTGAGGTAGTCGCGCAGCACGTTGCCGGTCACCGAGATGGTGTCCTCGCCGCGGCGGATCCGCTCGAGCGAGAACGCCGTCGCCTCGACCGGCGCCAGGACGCGGATGTCGAGGCCCTCGGTGTCGTGCTCGGGCAGGTACTGCTCGACCTTGGCGATCAGGCGCGCGTCGTGGGCGCGGTCGGCGTCGAGCCAGAAGACGGCCGGCGAGCCGGTCGCGCGGGCGCGGCTCACGGCGAGCTTGACCCAGTCGCGGATGGCGACGTCCTTGGTCTGGCACATGCGCCAGATGTCCCCGGCCTCGACCTCCGTGGTCAGGACGACCTCGTCGCCGCTGCCGACGACGCGGACGGTCCCGGCGGCCGGCACCTCGAAGGTCTTGTCGTGGCTGCCGTACTCCTCCGCGGCCTGCGCCATCAGCCCGACGTTCGGGACCGAGCCCATCGTCGTGGGGTCGTACGCGCCGTGGGCCCGGCAGTCGTCGAGGACGACCTGGTAGACGTCGGCGTACGAGGAGTCCGGGATCACCGCGAGGGTGTCGGCCTCGGCGCCGTCGGGGCCCCACATGTGGCCGCCGATGCGGATCATCGCCGGCATCGAGGCGTCGACGATGACGTCGCTCGGGACGTGCAGGTTCGTGATGCCGCGGTCGGAGTCGACCATGGCGAGCGGCGGGCCGGCCTTCAGCCCGTCCTCGATCGCGGTCCGGATCTCGTCGCCCTGCTCGAGGGAGTCGAGGCCCGAGAGGATCGCGCCGAGGCCGTTGTTGCCGTTCAGGCCGGCGGGCAGCAGCACGTCGCCGTAGCGCTCGAACACCTCGGGCAGGAAGGCCCGGACGACGTGGCCGAAGATGATCGGGTCCGAGACCTTCATCATCGTGGCCTTGAGGTGCACCGAGAACAGCACGCCCTCGGCCCTGGCCCGCTGCACCTGCTCGGCGATGAACGCGTCGAGCGCGGCGACGTGCATGACGGTCGCGTCGACGACCTCGCCGTCGAGGACCTTGACGCCGTCCTTGAGGACGGTGACCGTGCCGTCCTGGGCGACGTGCTCGATGCGCAGGGTCGCGTCGGCGTGCGCCACGGCGGAGGTCTCGTTGGAGCGGAAGTCGTCGGCGGTCATGTGCGCGACGTTCGTCCTGCTGTCGGCCGACCAGGCGCCCATGGAGTGCGGGTGGTTGCGCGCGTACTGCTTGACCGATGCGGGCGCCCGGCGGTCGCTGTTGCCCTCGCGCAGGACGGGGTTCACCGCGCTGCCCATGGCCCGGCCGTAGCGGGCGCGGACGTCACGCTCCTCGTCGGTCGAGGGGGAGTCGGGGTACGCCGGCAGCGCGAAGCCCTGGCCCTGCAGCTCGGTGATCGCGGCCTTGAGCTGGGGGACCGAGGCCGAGATGTTCGGGAGCTTGATGATGTTGGCCTGCGGCGTCTTGGCCAGCTCGCCGAGCTCGGCGAGGGAGTCGGGCACCTGCTGGTCGGCGGGCAGGAGGTCGGCGAACTGCGCCAGGATCCGGCCGGCCAGGGAGATGTCCCGGGTCTCGACCTCCACGCCGGCCTGGCCGGTGAAGGCCTGGATGATCGGCAGGAAGGAGTAGGTCGCCAGCATCGGCGCCTCGTCGGTGTGGGTGTAGATGATCGTCGAGTCGCTCACCCCACGAACTTATCGTGCGCCCGGCGCGGCCCCCGTGGGCGCTCGGCGCGACCGGCCTCCGTGCGACCTCTCCCGAGACCGCCGAGCGGTAGGTTGCAGCGCCTTCCCGGGCCCAGATCGCGCCGCAACCTACCGCTCGGCGGTGGTTCGGGAGCGCGCTCGCCCCGGCGGGACCACTGGTCAGCAGTGGTCCGCAGCGGCGTCCGATTCGACTCAGAAGTGACCAGTGGTCAGCCAGGGGGGCTGGTGCCGCGTGGACCCAGCCCTCGCCAGACGGGGCGCGGCGACCCGACCCCGGTCCGCGTCCGAGCGAAGCGAGGACCACGTCACATCGTGGCGGCGCGGCCGATCTGCACGACCTTCCAGCCAGCGTTGCGCCAGGTGGGGGCGTGGAGCTTGAGGCGGGCGTCGATGAGGACCTTGGCCTTGACCAGGTCAGCGAACTTCTCCGGGTCGAGCTGGCGGAACTCGGGCCACTCGGTCAGGTGCAGGACGACCTCGGCGCCGAGCATGGCCTGCTCGACGCTGGCGACCTGGGTGAACCCCTCGCGCGGCGGGAGCCGGGCCTCGGGGTCGTAGATCCGCACGTCGGCGCCCGCCGCGTGGAGCCGGTCGGCCACCGTGAGGGCGGGGGAGTTGCGGGTGTCGTCGGTCCCCGGCTTGAAGGCGGCGCCGAGGACGGCGATGCGCTTGCCGGTCACGTCGCCGCCGGCCTGCTCGATGGCGAGGTCGGCGATCTCGGTGCGCTGGCCGTCGTTGATGGCCTCGACGGCGTGGATGAAGTCGGACAGGACGTTCACGCCGAGCTCGTCGGCCCGGTAGGCCAGCGCGGCGATGTCCTTGGGCAGGCAGCCGCCGCCGAAGCCGAGGCCGGCGTTGAGGAACTCGCGGCCGATGCGGTTGTCGAAGCCGATCGCGTCGGCGAGGAGCGTGACGTCGCCGCCTGCGGCCTGGCACATCTGCGCCATCGCGTTGATGAAGCTGATCTTGGTGGCGAGGAAGGAGTTCGCCGCGACCTTGATCAGCTCGGCCGTGGCGATGTCGCAGCGCACGACCGGGGTGCGGTCGCTGATCGGCAGGGCGTACACCTCGTCGAGCACCTCGAGCGCGTGCCGGGAGTGCGTGCCGAAGACCAGGCGGTCCGGGTGCAGGGTGTCCTCGACCGCGTACGCCTCGCGCAGGAACTCCGGGTTCCACGCGACCTCGACCGCGTCGCCGGCCGGCGCGAGCCCACGGATCCGGGCCTCGAGCGCCATCGCGGTGCCGACCGGGACCGTGGACTTGCCGACGACCAGGCACGGCTCGGTCAGCAGCGGCGCGAGGCTCTCGACCGCGGCGTGCAGCTGGCTCAGGTCGGCCGCACCGTTGGCCTGCGACGGCGTCCCGAGCGCGAGGAAGTGCACGTCGGCCCAGTCGGCGATCTGGGTGTAGTCGGTCGTGAACCGCAGCCGCCCGGTCGCCGTGTGCTTCTCGAGCAGCGGCTCGAGCCCGACCTCGAAGATGTGGGACTGGCCGGCGTTGAGGACCTTGACCTTGTCCTCGTCGATGTCGATGCCGATCACCTCGTGACCGAACTCGGCCATCCCGGCCGCGTGCGTCGCACCGAGGTAGCTGGTGCCGATGACGCTGACACGAAGAGTCATGCGCGGCATCCTCGCACGCGCGCGCCCGCCTCCCGCGTGTCCGAACGGCCCCGCGGGGGCGTGGCGGGTGACGCGACGACGAACTTCTCGTGAACGGCATCGACCGCGCGGACCCGCGCGTTGCACCCGCAGATGGGTCACCATGGACGTGGCCCGATCCACCCGACAGGAGCACTGCGAAGCCCGTGACCAGACGCCCGACCCACCGAGCGCCCTCGAGCAGCACCGCATGAGCTCCACCCTGTCCGACGTCCTCGTCGTCCTCGTCCTGATCCTGGTCGGCTCGGTGTTCGTCGCCGCCGAGATGTCGCTGGTGTCCCTGCGCGACAGCCAGGTCAAGCAGATGGCGCACCAGGGACGCCGCGGCCAGGCGGTCGCGCGGCTCAACGACAACCCGAACCGCTTCCTCTCCGCCGTGCAGATCGGGGTGACCCTCACCGGCTTCCTCAGCGCGGCGTTCGGCGGCGCGACGCTGGAGGAGTCCGTCTCACCGCTGCTGGTGCGCTGGTTCGGCCTCGACCCCGACGTCGCCGGGACCATCTCGTTGGTCGTCATCACGATCCTCATCTCCTACGTCTCGATCGTGGTCGGGGAGCTCACGGCCAAGCGGCTCGCGCTGCAGCGCACCGAGGCCTTCGCCCTGGCGCTGGCCCCGATGGTCGACGTCGTCGCCAAGGTGCTGCGCCCGGTGATCTGGCTGCTGGGCGCGTCGACGAACCTCCTCGTCAAGCTCCTCGGCGGGGACCCGACCGCGGGGCGCGAGGAGGTCAGCGACGAGGAGATCCGCGCGCTGGTCAGCGGCTCGACGACGCTCGGCGCCGAGGAGCGGCGGATCGTGGACGACGTCTTCGACGCCGGCGACCGCAACCTGCGCGAGGTGATGCTGCCGCGCACCGAGGTCGACTTCCTCTCCGGCGACATGCCGGCCCACCGCGCCGTGCGCGAGCTGGCGCGCTCGCCGCACTCGCGCTACCCCGTCACGGGGGAGTCGGCCGACGACATCCTCGGCTTCGTGCACGTGCGCGACCTGCTCGACCCCGACGTCAGCAGCAGCGGCACGCGGCTGTCGGAGATCGTGCGCCCGGTGGTCCGCATGCCCGACACGGTGCGGGTGCTCCACGCGCTGTCGGAGATGCGGCGCGACCGCTCGCACCTCGCGATCGTCGTCGACGAGTACGGCGGCACCGCGGGCATCGTGACGATGGAGGACCTCGTCGAGGAGCTCGTCGGGGACATCACCGACGAGTACGACGTCGTGGAGGCCGAGCGCCCGGGCATCCGGGGCGACCTGAGCCTGGACGGGCTGACGACGGTGGAGGAGTTCGAGGACCTCACCGGCCTCGGGCTCGAGGACGGCCCGTACGACACCCTGGCCGGCTTCTTCATGGCGCGTCTCGGGCAGCTGCCCGCGGTGGGCGACGTCGTGGTGGCCGAGGGCCGCCGCAACGACGACGACGAGGCCGACCCGGTGCGCGTCGAGCTGAAGGTGACCGAGCTCGACGGCCGCCGCGCCGCCCGCTTCGTGGCGCACCTCCTCGACGGCGGCGAGTTCACCCCCGCCCCGAGTGAGCCGCCCGAGGACGTCAGCATGAGCGCAGCCGTCGCCTCCCGCACGCCGGCGCGGGCCGGTGCCGGACGCCTCGGGCTCGCCCAGATCACCGCGGCCGCGGTGCTCTGGGGGACCGCCGGGGTCGTCGCCGCCCTGGTGCACCGCTCGACCGGGCTCGGCCCGCTCGAGATCAGCTTCTGGCGCCTGGCCGTGTCGGCGGCGGTGATGCTCCTCATCGCGCTGCCGCGGTTCAGGACCGTGCTCGTCGCCGCCCGCCGGGACCCGGGCCCGCTCGCCCTGGCCGGGGCGGCGCTGGCCGCCTACCAGGGCCTGTACTTCCTCTCGGTCACCACCGCGGGCGTCAACGTCGCGACGATGGTCAGCCTCGGCACCGCACCCGTGGTGGCGTCGCTGTGGGAGGCGCTGCGCGGGCGCCGCGCGCCCGGGGTGCGGCAGGGCGCCGTCCTGGTGGTGGCGGTCGCCGGCCTGGTGCTCGTCGCCGGCGGGCACGGCGGACCGGCCGGCCCGCAGCAGGGGCTCGGGGTGCTGGCGGCGGTCGGTTCCGGCGCCGTCTACGGCGGCAGCACGGTCCTCGGGCGCCACCTCGCCCAGCACACGCCCGCCGTCGCCATGACCACGCTGACCTCGGTCGTCGGCGCCGCCTGCCTGGCGCCCTTCGCCCTGCTGGCGGGACCGGCGGTCGTCCCCGCCGACCCGCCGCTCCCGCTCTGGGCGGCCTGGGCCGGGATCGGGGCGATGGGCGCGCTCGCGACCGCCGTGGCGTACGTGCTCTTCAACCGCGGCCTGCGCGGTACGCCGAGCAGCGTGGCCGCGGTGCTGACCCTGGTCGAACCGCTGACCGCGGCCGTGCTCGCGGTGGGCGTGCTCGGCGAGCCGGTGGGCGTGGCCACGCTCGTCGGGGCCGGCCTGCTGCTCGGGGCGGTGGCGGTGCTCTACCTCGCGCCCGGCGCCCGGGACGTGGGCACCGCCGGCGGTGCTCCGTCCGGGGCGCCCCCCACCGTGGCCGAGGACGACCTCACGGCTCCGACGTCGGGCTGAGCACCGCGCGTACCCATGTCCACCAGGCGCGACGACCTACCCGAGGCGCTCGTCCTTGTAGCACCAGCGCCAGTCCTCGCCGGGCTCGAAGGAGCGCATCACGGGGTGGTGGGTGGAGTGGAAGTGCTTGTCGGCGTGCCGGCCGACCGAGCTGTCGCAGCAGCCGACGTTGCCGCACTCCAGGCAGATGCGCAGGTGGACCGGCGTGAGGCCCTCCCGGACGCAGTCGAGGCAGCGGCCGTCGCCGTCCGGCTCGACCTCGGGCGGTGCGTCGGCGAGGTGCTGGCAGGGGCCGATGGGGTCGACCGGCGTCCGGACGTCGGAGTTGATCTGGTCGATGCGGTCGGCCCGGTCGGTGGCGATGGTGAGCATCGACTCCTCGATGTCGAAGGAGTCGAGCACCTCCTCGACGACCTCGTGGTCGACCGTGCCGTTGGAGCGGACCTTGAGCACCGCGTCGCGCTGCACCTGGAGGGTCTCCAGCCGCAGCCGGCGGTAGGTCTCGGCCGGGGTCTCGCCG from Microlunatus sagamiharensis includes the following:
- a CDS encoding UDP-glucose dehydrogenase family protein — translated: MTLRVSVIGTSYLGATHAAGMAEFGHEVIGIDIDEDKVKVLNAGQSHIFEVGLEPLLEKHTATGRLRFTTDYTQIADWADVHFLALGTPSQANGAADLSQLHAAVESLAPLLTEPCLVVGKSTVPVGTAMALEARIRGLAPAGDAVEVAWNPEFLREAYAVEDTLHPDRLVFGTHSRHALEVLDEVYALPISDRTPVVRCDIATAELIKVAANSFLATKISFINAMAQMCQAAGGDVTLLADAIGFDNRIGREFLNAGLGFGGGCLPKDIAALAYRADELGVNVLSDFIHAVEAINDGQRTEIADLAIEQAGGDVTGKRIAVLGAAFKPGTDDTRNSPALTVADRLHAAGADVRIYDPEARLPPREGFTQVASVEQAMLGAEVVLHLTEWPEFRQLDPEKFADLVKAKVLIDARLKLHAPTWRNAGWKVVQIGRAATM
- a CDS encoding NADP-dependent isocitrate dehydrogenase, coding for MSDSTIIYTHTDEAPMLATYSFLPIIQAFTGQAGVEVETRDISLAGRILAQFADLLPADQQVPDSLAELGELAKTPQANIIKLPNISASVPQLKAAITELQGQGFALPAYPDSPSTDEERDVRARYGRAMGSAVNPVLREGNSDRRAPASVKQYARNHPHSMGAWSADSRTNVAHMTADDFRSNETSAVAHADATLRIEHVAQDGTVTVLKDGVKVLDGEVVDATVMHVAALDAFIAEQVQRARAEGVLFSVHLKATMMKVSDPIIFGHVVRAFLPEVFERYGDVLLPAGLNGNNGLGAILSGLDSLEQGDEIRTAIEDGLKAGPPLAMVDSDRGITNLHVPSDVIVDASMPAMIRIGGHMWGPDGAEADTLAVIPDSSYADVYQVVLDDCRAHGAYDPTTMGSVPNVGLMAQAAEEYGSHDKTFEVPAAGTVRVVGSGDEVVLTTEVEAGDIWRMCQTKDVAIRDWVKLAVSRARATGSPAVFWLDADRAHDARLIAKVEQYLPEHDTEGLDIRVLAPVEATAFSLERIRRGEDTISVTGNVLRDYLTDLFPILELGTSAKMLSVVPLINGGGLFETGAGGSAPKHVQQLVREDYLRWDSLGEFLALAVSLEHLAQSTSNPRAQVLADTLDRATGTFLNENRSPGRRLGTIDNRGSHFYLALYWAQELAAQSDDADLASTFGPVAQRLAEQEQTIVDELLAVQGHPVDIGGYYRPDDAKAGEVMRPSATLNEVLAQLG